The nucleotide sequence CTTTCACTAGAGCCATTCGTCCAGCAACATTGAGCATATTGCCCTTCCATTTTGGTATTCTTGCAGCAACTTTATCGATGAGAGGCTGCTCATTCGATCTCTTCAGTCTCCAGACTAAAAGCGGTGCCCCCAAATAGCGACACGGGAGGTCCTCGATCCGACAGGATTGGCAATGTCATTCTCCGAGTAGTGAAGCGGGGACGCTACACTCTTGTCGCGGTTGGAGAACAGGCCCGACGCTAAACCAAAAATGGTGAGCACTGCCTTCATGACCTGTAGGTCCCTCACATTAGGAACCACGAACAGAACTAGGTCATCAGCGTACAGACTCGTCCTGTTGCCGACACTGTCATGCAGAGGTGTtagaagctgctgctgctctaCCCATTTTAGGAAATGGTTAAGGACCTCCATGGTGAGCACAAATAACATCAGCGAGAGTGGGTCTCTTTGGTGAAGGCCGCGAGCATGGCAGATTCGCCTTCCCGGGTGGCCGTTGAGCAGAATCTTCGTGCTTGCACTGGCCAAGATTATTGAAATCCAATCTCTCCATCGCTGGCCGAAACCCATGTGTTGGAGGACTTCTAGGAGGAACGGCCATGAAACCGTGTCGAAAGCCtttgctatatcaatcttgagcaAGATGGTCGGCGATTTCTTTTCATGGATGGCTTTGCAAGCGATCTGCACATTCCTGAAGTTATCATGGATGCGACATCCTTTGATGAAAGCGCTCTGGTTACGCAGGACGAGAGCATCCAGAACGCCGCTAGCCTATTGGCCAAGCACTTGGTGATGAGCTTGTGTGTATGAGGCTGATAGGGTGATAGTCACGGATCTCCGCCGGATGTTCCTTTTTTTAGTAGTATCATGTAAGCATCATTCAGGTGATTGAAGCTACGGCAATCCAGCGACCAGAAAGCATTGAAGGCGTTCATGACATCCATCTTGATTGTCCCCCAGGCCTTCTTGTAGAATAGGCCAGTGAAACCGTCCGGTCTCGGAGCCTTGTCATTCGGCAGATTAGCAATGACTGACCGAACTTCCTCCTCGGTGAACAGGTGCTCGAGCTCTGGCCTTGCTATTTGTGGCACCCCCAAGGTCTGCAGATCGAATCTTCTTGAACGCTCAAAGTTTGCTCCAAGGACGCTGATGTAATAATCGTAGAGAGCATCGGCCATCGCTGTGTTACTGACAACATCCGTCCCCTGAACACGCAGCGCGTCAATCCGGTTCTTTCGGTTCCGGTGACAGGCTTGTAAGTGATAAAACTTCGTGCTAGCATCTCCTTCCACCAAGAAGAGCAGACGCGAACATTGCCTTGCAATCATGCGCGCCAAGGATGCCAGGCCCAGGACCCGCAGTTTGAGGGCTTTTCGAAGCTCAGCCTCCTAGGGTAACAGAGTTCTGGACTCCTGCTCCTCATCAAACCTCTGAATGACTTCACGGGCCATGGCGAGTTGTAGGCGCACACTGCCGATCTTGGTGTTGCTCCACCGACGCAGTGCTTTGGCAACATTCCGGAGCTTGTGGTCCAGCACGCGAAAGGGGTCCGCGTTTGTCACACTTGGTTCCCATGCTGCGGCAACAACATCGTCGAAGCCCGGCAATTTCGTCCAGAAGGACTCAAACCGGAACCTACGCTTTAGATCGGTGTTGACCTTAAGCTGCAGTAGCAAGTAGCAACGGAGGTCTGAGCAGTCCGAGGATAAAGGCTTGAGCATGTGGTTCGGGAAGGCCACAAACCAATCCATCGATGCAAACATGCGGTCAAGCAGTTCTAGTGTTGGTCTTTCCCTTTCGTTGGACCACGTGAACCTTCTACCGACCAAGTTCAACTCTTCGAGGTTCACCCTGTTGAGGAACGCACGGAAGCGTCTCATGCAGCGGCGATCTAGCCTGCCGTTGTTCTTGTCTTGCGCGCGGTAGATCATGTTGAAGTCCCCGCAAAGGAACCAGGGCCCCGGGTGAGAGTCCCGAAAGTGCAACAGCTCGTCGAGGAACTCCACCTTCTCGTGATCAAGCTGCGGCCCGTAAACGACAGTGATCCACCATTGATCTGTCGACGCGCTTGGCGCGGACAGCTTCGCCGAAATGGTGTACCGGCCCTTGTGGACATCAGACGTCGTCCAGCAGTCGTTGTTCCAACCGAGGAGGATACCGCGCCGGACACATTCATCGCCGGGAGGAAGTCGTAAGCGAACGTGGTTCCTAGGATTTCATTAGCCAGTGCATTACAAATGACGGAGAGCTTGGTCTCCAGAATACACACAAGAGTTGGCCTTTCTTGACCGGGAACTCTCGGACGACGTTCCGGCGCGCGCGGCCGTTGAGCCCCCGCACGTTCCAAACGAAGCAGCAAGCTAACGACGACATATGGGTAGAGTTTTGCGACGGTCCATGTAGTGGATACGGTAATATACTCGAGCTATGCTTATGTAATATACAATACCCATGGCGTGTAATATCCTAAACTTGGATAGTACCTCTGAACGCCACATTCCTGAAGTtctggaaaaaaaaaaacaaaaactctGCAGCTACTACTGTCGACAGTGTTGCTTTCACTGAACTCCAATGACAGGTTTAGCATTCCTTTTACACTGATTTTGACATATTAGATCGTCAACATTACCAGCGACCATGCTGATCGGCGGCATGTTTTTCTTGGCCGGCGCCATCCTCAACACCTCCGCCGTCCACATCAGCATGCTCATCATCGGCCGCATCCTGCTTGGCTTTGCCGTCGCGGCTTCACCAGCCTGGTGATCACTGTCACTGCTCAGCCAATGCGCACGCTTTGATCGCCGTAACTCGCAAGGATATATATAGAAGGTGCGTCGTGACAGTGGTGTGTTGGTTGCAGTGTGCACCCGTGTACCTGGCGGAGATCGCACCGGCACGGTGGCGAGGTGCGTTCACGACCTGCTTCCACTTCTTCAACGTGGGCATGTTCATGGCGGACATGGTGAACTACACGGCACCAACTCCGTCCCGAGGTGGGCTTGGCGCCTCTCGCTCGGCGTCGGCCTCGTCCCGGCCGCCGTCGTCATCGTCAGCGCAGCGCTCATCTCCGACACGCCCAACAGcctggtgctgcgtgggaggctCGACGAGGCCCGCGCCTCACTGGGGCGCATCCGCGGGGCCGGGGTGGAGGCCGACACCGATGCGGAGCTCAAGGACATCGTCCGCGCCGTGGAGCAAGAGTCCGGCGCACGCGGATATGGTATGGTTTGATATCTCAACTttggcatccatataattttggcaaaacaagaaaaaatagcctccaacagtttggcaaaacaacttggcatcaatagcaacctggcaaatcttccctccgcgcgcgcaaatatgcttggcatccggggctcttcgttcgcttagcggggctcttcgttcgttTAGCGGGCCTCTTAATTTTGTTaacgggtttttttattttaccaagtcaaaaatgccaaactcttggagatgaattgtttttttacttggcatataattttggaagttggcaaatcacaagatttgccaagtaaaatttgacaaaatcttagagatgctctaagtgGGTGGACGCGCGGGTGTGAGCAtagcaaaatgaacgaaacactGTTGCCTCCTGTACTCTGATGTTCACTCACTGTTCTTCTGCACAACTCCAGCCGAGGTCTTCTTGCGGACTCTCCAACACCGGGAAAGGCGAAACATTGCGGGCGACACAGAGCTAGGGTTGGTTCTTCTGGCACCAATGGATGCAGATTTGTGTGGAAGGTTAGTCCTCGTACTAA is from Miscanthus floridulus cultivar M001 chromosome 7, ASM1932011v1, whole genome shotgun sequence and encodes:
- the LOC136465768 gene encoding uncharacterized protein, with the translated sequence MSSLACCFVWNVRGLNGRARRNVVREFPVKKGQLLNHVRLRLPPGDECVRRGILLGWNNDCWTTSDVHKGRYTISAKLSAPSASTDQWWITVVYGPQLDHEKVEFLDELLHFRDSHPGPWFLCGDFNMIYRAQDKNNGRLDRRCMRRFRAFLNRVNLEELNLVGRRFTWSNERERPTLELLDRMFASMDWFVAFPNHMLKPLSSDCSDLRCYLLLQLKVNTDLKRRFRFESFWTKLPGFDDVVAAAWEPSVTNADPFRVLDHKLRNVAKALRRWSNTKIGSVRLQLAMAREVIQRFDEEQESRTLLP